In Morococcus cerebrosus, a single genomic region encodes these proteins:
- a CDS encoding RluA family pseudouridine synthase — MKTHAISKDSVSLITVAEHEAGQRLDNYLIKILKGVPKSHIHRIIRAGEVRLNKKRCKPDSRIQTGDLLRIPPVRTAEKQRSSENRAQAVPAREFTIIYEDDALLVIDKPAGTAVHGGSGVSFGVIEQIRRARPEARYLELVHRLDKDTSGLLMIAKKRSALVKLHEAIRNDHPKKIYLALGVGKLPNDSFHVKLPLFKYTGAQGEKMVRVSEDGQSAHTIFRVLNRFSDDLLHQVGLSHLTLVEATLKTGRTHQIRVHLQSQHCPIAGDERYGDYQANKRLQKLGLKRMFLHAAELHLDHPLTGEKLILKAPLPQDLAQFVLMLENAGKVV; from the coding sequence ATGAAAACGCACGCAATAAGCAAAGATTCAGTCAGCCTGATTACCGTCGCCGAACACGAAGCCGGACAACGCCTTGATAACTATCTGATAAAAATCCTCAAAGGCGTACCCAAAAGCCATATCCACCGCATTATCCGCGCCGGAGAAGTGCGCCTGAACAAAAAACGCTGCAAGCCCGACAGCCGCATCCAGACAGGCGACCTGCTCCGCATCCCGCCCGTGCGCACCGCCGAAAAACAAAGGTCGTCTGAAAACCGCGCCCAAGCCGTACCCGCGCGCGAATTTACCATCATCTACGAAGACGACGCATTGCTCGTCATCGACAAACCCGCAGGCACCGCCGTCCACGGCGGCAGCGGCGTGAGCTTCGGCGTCATCGAACAAATCCGCCGCGCCCGACCCGAAGCCCGCTATCTCGAACTCGTCCACCGCCTCGACAAAGACACCAGCGGTCTCCTGATGATCGCCAAAAAACGCAGCGCGCTCGTCAAACTGCACGAAGCCATCCGCAACGACCACCCCAAAAAAATCTACCTCGCACTGGGCGTAGGCAAACTGCCGAACGACAGCTTCCACGTCAAACTGCCCCTGTTCAAATACACTGGCGCACAAGGCGAAAAAATGGTGCGCGTCAGCGAAGACGGACAATCTGCACACACCATCTTCCGCGTGCTCAACCGTTTTTCAGACGACCTCCTGCACCAAGTCGGCCTCTCGCACCTGACCTTGGTCGAAGCTACCCTGAAAACGGGGCGCACCCACCAAATCCGCGTCCACCTCCAGTCGCAGCACTGCCCCATCGCCGGCGACGAACGCTACGGCGACTACCAAGCCAACAAACGCCTTCAGAAGCTCGGTTTGAAACGGATGTTCCTGCACGCCGCCGAGCTGCACCTCGACCACCCGCTGACAGGCGAAAAACTCATCTTAAAAGCCCCGCTGCCACAAGATTTGGCACAATTCGTCCTGATGCTGGAAAACGCAGGAAAGGTCGTCTGA
- the rsmG gene encoding 16S rRNA (guanine(527)-N(7))-methyltransferase RsmG: MTPTQQLQLGIQALGLDLSAEQQTLLLAYTGLLKKWNKTYNLTALRDEAQMVSHHLLDSLTLLPYLQGAHTMLDVGSGGGQPGIPAAICRPDLNITLLDANTKKTAFLQQAIIELGLSNVRVVSGRVEAVQDFQADIITSRAFAELADFVNWTAHLLKDGGRWVAMKGVYPEEEIAKLPDTVAVERVEALHVPCLDAERHMVVLKKV; the protein is encoded by the coding sequence ATGACCCCGACACAGCAACTCCAATTAGGCATACAGGCATTAGGTTTGGACCTATCCGCAGAACAGCAAACCCTGCTGCTCGCCTATACCGGCTTGCTCAAAAAGTGGAACAAGACCTACAACCTCACCGCCCTACGCGACGAAGCGCAAATGGTCAGCCACCACCTGCTCGACAGCCTGACCCTGCTCCCCTACCTCCAAGGCGCGCACACTATGCTGGATGTCGGCTCCGGCGGCGGACAGCCCGGCATTCCCGCCGCCATCTGCCGTCCCGACCTCAACATCACCCTTCTGGACGCCAACACCAAAAAAACCGCCTTCCTGCAACAAGCCATCATCGAACTCGGACTAAGTAACGTCCGCGTCGTCAGCGGCCGCGTCGAAGCCGTTCAAGACTTCCAAGCCGACATCATCACCAGCCGCGCCTTCGCCGAACTCGCCGACTTCGTCAACTGGACGGCACACCTGCTGAAAGACGGCGGCCGCTGGGTCGCCATGAAAGGCGTGTACCCCGAAGAAGAAATCGCCAAACTCCCCGACACCGTCGCCGTCGAACGCGTCGAAGCCCTCCACGTCCCCTGCTTGGATGCAGAACGGCATATGGTGGTTTTGAAGAAGGTTTGA
- a CDS encoding IS30 family transposase, which yields MSYTQLTQDERYHIQYLSRHCTIAEIAKQLNRHKSTISREIKRYCIQGQQYSADKAQRQSRLTKQHRRKPYKLDSQLIQHIDTLIRRKLSPEQVCAYLHKHHGITLHHSTVYRYLRQDKNNGGTLWQHLRICSKPYRKRYGSTWTRGKVPDRVGIENRPAIVDRKTRIGDWEADTIVGKNQKSALLTLVERTTRYTIICKLKNLKAEDTARAAIRVLKAYKARVHTITMDNGKEFYQHTKIAKALKAETYFCRPYHSWEKGLNENTNGLIRQYFPKQTDFRNISDREIRRVQDELNHRPRKTLGYETPSVLFLNLFQPLVP from the coding sequence ATGAGCTACACACAACTGACCCAAGACGAACGATACCATATCCAATACCTGTCCCGCCACTGCACCATCGCCGAAATCGCCAAACAGCTCAACCGCCACAAAAGCACCATCAGCCGAGAAATCAAGCGGTACTGCATCCAAGGGCAGCAATACAGCGCCGATAAAGCCCAACGGCAAAGCCGGCTGACCAAACAGCACCGGCGAAAACCCTATAAACTCGATTCGCAGCTGATTCAACACATCGACACCCTTATCCGCCGCAAACTCAGTCCCGAACAAGTATGTGCCTACCTGCATAAACACCACGGGATCACACTCCATCACAGCACCGTTTACCGCTACCTTCGCCAAGACAAAAACAACGGCGGCACTTTGTGGCAACACCTCAGAATATGCAGCAAACCCTACCGCAAACGCTACGGCAGCACATGGACCAGAGGCAAAGTGCCCGACCGCGTCGGCATAGAGAACCGACCTGCTATCGTCGACCGGAAAACCCGCATCGGCGATTGGGAGGCCGACACCATCGTCGGCAAAAATCAGAAAAGCGCGTTATTGACCTTGGTCGAACGCACTACCCGCTACACCATCATCTGCAAATTAAAGAACTTAAAAGCCGAAGACACTGCCCGGGCGGCCATTAGGGTATTAAAGGCATATAAAGCCAGAGTCCACACCATCACCATGGATAACGGCAAAGAGTTCTACCAACACACCAAAATAGCCAAAGCATTGAAGGCGGAAACCTATTTTTGCCGCCCTTACCATTCTTGGGAAAAAGGGCTGAATGAGAACACCAATGGACTCATCCGGCAATATTTCCCCAAACAAACCGATTTCCGAAACATCAGCGATCGGGAGATACGCAGGGTTCAAGATGAGTTGAACCACCGGCCGAGAAAAACACTTGGCTACGAAACGCCAAGTGTTTTATTCTTAAATCTGTTCCAACCACTGGTACCCTAG
- a CDS encoding alanine/glycine:cation symporter family protein, with protein sequence MDNFTESLHQWVQKINDPMWAGLVYVLLGAGLFFTLATGFVQFRLLGRSIKEMLGGRKQGDDPHGITPFQAFVTGLASRVGVGNIAGVAIAISSGGPGAVFWMWITALIGMSSAFVESSLAQLFKIRDYDNHHFRGGPAYYITQGLGQKWLGIVFALSLIFCFGFVYEAVQTNTIAVTAKAAWGWDEHAVGVALVIMTAPIIFGGIRRVSRFAEMLVPLMATLYLLMALYIIITNISLIPHVFGQIFDSAFNFEAAGGGLLGGLISQTMMIGIKRGLYSNEAGQGSAPNAAAAAEVKHPVSQGMIQMLGVFVDTIIVCSCTAFIVLVYQQPYGDLSGAELTQAAIISQVGAWGADFLAIILFMFAFSTVIGNYAYAESNVQFIKSHWLLTALFRMMVLGWVYFGAVANVPLVWDMADMAMGTMAWINLVAILLLSPLAFLLLRDYTSKLKMGKDPVFKLSEHPGLKRKIKSDIW encoded by the coding sequence ATGGATAATTTTACCGAATCACTGCACCAATGGGTTCAGAAAATCAACGATCCGATGTGGGCAGGGCTGGTGTATGTATTGTTGGGTGCAGGTCTGTTCTTCACACTTGCCACCGGTTTCGTACAATTCCGTCTGCTCGGACGCAGTATCAAAGAAATGCTCGGCGGCCGCAAACAAGGCGATGATCCGCACGGTATTACGCCGTTTCAGGCTTTCGTTACCGGACTTGCCAGTCGCGTAGGCGTGGGCAACATCGCGGGCGTGGCGATTGCCATCAGTAGCGGCGGGCCGGGCGCGGTATTTTGGATGTGGATCACCGCATTGATCGGTATGAGTTCGGCGTTTGTCGAATCTTCGCTGGCGCAGTTGTTCAAAATCCGCGATTACGACAACCATCATTTCCGCGGCGGTCCTGCTTACTATATTACCCAAGGTTTGGGTCAAAAATGGTTGGGCATCGTATTTGCATTGAGCCTGATTTTCTGCTTCGGATTCGTTTATGAAGCCGTTCAAACCAACACCATCGCCGTAACCGCCAAAGCCGCGTGGGGCTGGGACGAACATGCGGTCGGCGTCGCATTGGTCATCATGACTGCGCCGATTATTTTCGGCGGTATCCGCCGCGTTTCCCGCTTTGCCGAAATGCTTGTTCCGCTGATGGCGACTTTATATCTGCTGATGGCGCTCTACATCATCATCACAAACATCAGCCTGATTCCCCACGTCTTCGGTCAGATTTTTGACAGCGCGTTCAACTTTGAAGCAGCCGGCGGCGGCCTGCTCGGCGGCTTGATTTCGCAAACCATGATGATCGGTATCAAACGCGGCCTGTATTCCAATGAAGCAGGTCAAGGTTCTGCACCTAACGCCGCTGCGGCAGCCGAAGTCAAACACCCTGTTTCCCAAGGCATGATTCAAATGCTGGGCGTATTCGTCGATACGATTATCGTATGTTCCTGCACGGCGTTTATCGTTTTGGTTTATCAACAACCTTATGGCGATTTGAGCGGCGCAGAGCTCACCCAAGCAGCGATTATCAGCCAAGTCGGCGCATGGGGCGCAGACTTCTTGGCAATCATCCTGTTTATGTTTGCCTTCTCTACCGTCATCGGCAACTATGCCTATGCCGAATCAAACGTGCAGTTCATCAAAAGCCATTGGCTGCTGACCGCCTTGTTCCGTATGATGGTATTGGGCTGGGTATATTTCGGCGCAGTCGCCAACGTGCCGCTGGTTTGGGATATGGCGGATATGGCGATGGGTACGATGGCATGGATTAACCTGGTCGCCATCCTGCTCCTCTCTCCGCTTGCCTTCCTGCTGTTGAGGGACTACACGTCGAAACTGAAAATGGGCAAAGACCCCGTCTTCAAACTTTCCGAACATCCGGGTTTGAAACGCAAAATCAAATCCGATATTTGGTAA
- a CDS encoding C40 family peptidase has product MKALSRLAALLVSACMLSGIHFANADELDVFVKNRQQVLNQFEDAKQPAPAQAPQINFQPARAATPVVHSIPSASAAPVRASRSSDSADELIGSAMGLLGVAYRYGGTSASTGFDCSGFMQHIFRRSMGLNLPRTSAEQAKMGVGVSRGELQPGDMVFFRTMGRGRISHVGLYIGNDRFIHAPRTGKRIEITSLSNKYWNAKYAFARRVKKNDPSRFLN; this is encoded by the coding sequence ATGAAAGCCTTATCCAGGCTGGCGGCACTATTGGTTTCGGCCTGTATGCTGTCCGGCATTCATTTTGCAAACGCCGACGAACTGGACGTGTTCGTTAAAAACAGGCAGCAGGTTTTAAACCAATTTGAAGATGCAAAACAGCCTGCCCCCGCACAGGCTCCGCAGATAAATTTCCAACCCGCGCGCGCGGCAACTCCCGTTGTACATTCCATTCCTTCAGCTTCGGCAGCACCCGTCCGTGCATCGAGAAGTTCAGACAGTGCCGACGAACTCATCGGTAGCGCAATGGGGCTTTTAGGTGTTGCCTACCGTTACGGCGGCACATCAGCATCTACCGGTTTCGATTGCAGCGGCTTCATGCAGCATATCTTCAGACGCTCAATGGGGTTGAATCTCCCCCGCACCTCCGCCGAACAGGCAAAAATGGGCGTCGGCGTATCCCGCGGTGAATTACAGCCGGGCGATATGGTATTTTTCCGCACGATGGGACGCGGCAGGATTTCCCATGTCGGACTCTACATCGGCAACGATCGTTTCATCCACGCTCCGCGTACCGGCAAACGCATTGAAATCACCAGCCTCAGCAACAAATACTGGAACGCTAAATACGCCTTTGCACGCCGCGTGAAGAAAAACGATCCGTCCCGTTTTCTCAATTAA
- a CDS encoding ABC1 kinase family protein, producing the protein MMIPTLLAMRDFSRMREIITVLTKYGLGGFVQRIRLSAAGGDEVHPDSRYMSTPRRFRKAFEELGPTFVKLGQVLSTRVDIFGAEWIEEFEQLQSNVAPIPSSEIYTLVEAYLGKPVSEVFRSIDPKPAGSASVAQVHRAELLDGTAVAVKVKRPDIEPVIQADLRILNHLARLMESEIPEVRRYQPVLMVAYFAKSLAKETDLSVELRYMQRFGQTFSDDPLVRIPAVYPDISNRHILVQDYIGGTLLKDADLETMPHTLRSALAGRITDTLFTMMLRQGFFHADPHPGNIFINDNGGITFIDFGLVGHLGNTRRREILNLINALTNNDALLIQYVLSDWAQGDLPDENLLGADVLEMLLNYEHTAVRDLRVSQVINDITSIMRRHGLTLPGDLVMLFKTLITLEGVVKRLDGSVELLERAKPITEAAVKEQASAAHIARNAKTQLRTLLQMAGALPQDFFRLTRMLQKGKLGVTLDLKHSDRISHQIDSAANRLTMGIVTAALIIGSSIVMSIETGPKFIGFVGYLIAFANSLWIIWSVWRSGKH; encoded by the coding sequence ATGATGATACCCACTCTGCTCGCTATGCGCGACTTTTCCAGAATGCGCGAAATTATTACCGTACTGACGAAATACGGCTTGGGCGGCTTTGTTCAGCGTATCCGTTTGAGCGCGGCGGGCGGGGACGAAGTGCATCCCGACAGCCGTTATATGAGTACGCCGCGACGCTTTCGCAAAGCGTTTGAAGAGCTGGGGCCGACCTTCGTCAAACTCGGTCAGGTATTGTCCACGCGGGTCGATATTTTCGGGGCGGAGTGGATTGAAGAGTTTGAACAACTGCAAAGCAACGTCGCGCCGATACCGTCGTCTGAAATCTATACTTTGGTCGAAGCCTATCTGGGCAAACCCGTTTCCGAAGTGTTCCGCAGCATAGACCCGAAACCCGCAGGCAGCGCGTCGGTAGCGCAGGTACACCGTGCCGAACTTTTAGACGGAACCGCCGTCGCCGTCAAAGTCAAACGTCCCGACATCGAGCCGGTCATTCAGGCGGATTTGCGGATTTTGAACCATCTTGCCAGACTGATGGAATCCGAAATCCCCGAAGTGCGCCGTTACCAGCCGGTATTGATGGTCGCCTATTTTGCCAAAAGTCTGGCGAAGGAAACCGATTTATCAGTAGAGCTGCGCTATATGCAGCGCTTCGGTCAGACCTTTTCAGACGACCCCTTGGTCCGCATTCCCGCCGTCTATCCCGACATTTCCAACCGGCACATCCTCGTACAAGACTACATCGGCGGCACGCTCCTGAAAGACGCCGACCTCGAAACCATGCCCCACACCTTGCGCAGCGCTCTTGCCGGACGGATTACCGACACCCTCTTCACCATGATGCTGCGGCAAGGCTTTTTTCATGCCGACCCCCATCCGGGCAACATCTTCATCAACGACAACGGCGGCATCACCTTCATCGACTTCGGGCTGGTCGGACACCTCGGCAACACCCGCCGCCGCGAAATCCTCAACCTCATTAACGCCCTGACCAACAACGACGCACTGCTCATCCAATACGTCCTCAGCGACTGGGCGCAGGGCGATTTGCCCGATGAAAACCTGCTCGGCGCAGACGTTTTGGAAATGCTGCTCAACTACGAACACACCGCCGTCCGCGACCTGCGCGTCAGCCAAGTCATCAACGACATCACCTCCATCATGCGCCGTCACGGACTGACCCTGCCCGGCGACCTCGTGATGCTTTTCAAAACCCTCATCACCCTCGAAGGCGTCGTCAAACGGCTAGACGGCAGTGTCGAACTGCTCGAACGCGCCAAGCCCATCACCGAAGCCGCCGTCAAAGAACAAGCCTCCGCCGCCCACATCGCCCGCAATGCCAAAACGCAACTGCGCACCCTGTTGCAAATGGCAGGGGCGCTGCCGCAAGACTTCTTCAGACTGACCAGAATGCTGCAAAAAGGCAAGCTCGGCGTTACCCTGGACCTCAAGCACTCAGACCGCATCAGCCATCAAATCGACAGCGCCGCCAACCGCCTGACCATGGGCATCGTAACCGCCGCCTTGATTATCGGCTCGTCCATCGTCATGAGCATAGAAACCGGCCCCAAGTTTATCGGCTTCGTCGGCTACCTGATCGCCTTCGCCAACAGTCTGTGGATTATCTGGTCGGTGTGGCGGTCGGGGAAACACTAG
- the hslO gene encoding Hsp33 family molecular chaperone HslO, with the protein MPQTQINHADIRTRFIFDDMPVRGLHVRLENVWTHIVGQKHYPAAIRRALGELLAAGALLSGNLKTDGTLIVQVQGQGRLKMLVVEATSDQTVRATARWDETADINDDESLTDLLGSNSVFVLTLQPKDAEPWQGVVPLEGSSIAQMLINYTKRSEQLDTQIVLASSDDACGGLLVQRLPETEPDAASWEHVSTLVQTLTPEELTGLDAQHVLYRLFHETPPRVFDPENIEFACTCSRGKVSDMLLMLGGEEVGGVVAEQGSIQIDCDFCHAKYVFDETDVNALFGADVVNAVLDEAKRLQ; encoded by the coding sequence ATGCCGCAAACCCAGATCAACCACGCAGACATCCGCACCCGCTTCATCTTCGACGATATGCCCGTTCGCGGCCTGCACGTCCGCCTTGAAAACGTATGGACACACATCGTCGGACAAAAACACTATCCCGCCGCCATCCGCCGCGCCTTAGGCGAACTCCTTGCCGCAGGCGCGCTTCTGTCCGGCAACCTCAAAACCGACGGCACGCTCATCGTTCAAGTTCAAGGACAAGGTCGTCTGAAAATGCTCGTCGTCGAGGCTACTTCCGACCAAACTGTCCGCGCCACCGCACGCTGGGACGAAACCGCCGACATCAACGACGACGAAAGCCTGACCGACCTTCTCGGCAGCAACAGCGTCTTCGTCCTCACCCTTCAGCCCAAAGACGCAGAACCTTGGCAGGGTGTCGTCCCGCTCGAAGGCAGCAGCATCGCCCAAATGCTTATCAACTACACCAAACGCTCCGAACAGCTCGATACCCAAATCGTCCTTGCCTCATCGGACGATGCCTGCGGCGGACTTTTGGTGCAACGCCTGCCTGAGACAGAACCTGACGCGGCATCATGGGAACACGTCAGCACACTGGTTCAAACCCTGACTCCCGAAGAACTGACCGGACTGGACGCACAACACGTCCTCTACCGTCTCTTCCACGAAACCCCTCCGCGCGTCTTCGATCCCGAAAATATCGAATTCGCCTGCACCTGTTCGCGCGGAAAAGTCAGCGATATGCTGCTTATGCTGGGCGGCGAAGAAGTCGGCGGCGTGGTCGCCGAACAAGGCAGCATCCAAATCGACTGCGACTTCTGCCATGCCAAATACGTCTTTGACGAAACCGATGTCAACGCCCTCTTCGGTGCCGATGTCGTCAACGCCGTCCTAGACGAAGCCAAGCGTCTGCAATAA
- the mscL gene encoding large conductance mechanosensitive channel protein MscL has protein sequence MSIASEFKQFIMRGNVIDLAVGMVVGTAFSGIVKSLVDDVIMPPIGLLIGGVDFSNLFITLKDGAQAAPEGGYASLAAAQAAGAVTLNIGLFINAIISFLIIAAAIFTVIKALNAMKKAEATAAAEEAPAEPSEEVLLLREIRDSLNKK, from the coding sequence ATGTCTATTGCTTCAGAATTCAAACAATTTATTATGCGCGGCAACGTTATCGACTTGGCAGTCGGTATGGTCGTCGGTACTGCGTTTAGCGGCATCGTTAAATCTTTGGTTGACGACGTAATCATGCCCCCTATCGGTCTGTTGATCGGCGGCGTTGACTTCTCCAACCTGTTCATCACCCTGAAAGACGGCGCACAAGCCGCTCCGGAAGGCGGCTATGCCAGCTTGGCAGCCGCTCAAGCAGCCGGTGCCGTTACTCTGAACATCGGTCTGTTCATCAACGCCATCATCAGCTTCCTGATCATTGCTGCTGCGATTTTCACCGTTATCAAAGCACTGAACGCTATGAAAAAAGCCGAAGCTACTGCTGCAGCAGAAGAAGCACCTGCAGAGCCTAGCGAAGAAGTATTGCTGTTGCGCGAAATCCGCGACTCTCTGAACAAAAAATAA
- the fabI gene encoding enoyl-ACP reductase FabI has protein sequence MGFLQGKKILITGMISERSIAYGIAKACREQGADLAFTYVVDKLEERVRKMAAELGSELVFRCDVASDDEINQVFADLGKHWDGLDGLVHSIGFAPKEALSGDFLDSISREAFNTAHEISAYSLPALAKAARPMMRGRNSAIVALSYLGAVRAIPNYNVMGMAKASLEAGIRFTAACLGKEGIRCNGISAGPIKTLAASGIADFSKLLGHVASHNPLGRNVTIDEVGNTAAFLLSELSSGITGEITYVDGGYSINALNDEEA, from the coding sequence ATGGGTTTTCTGCAAGGTAAAAAAATCCTGATCACCGGCATGATTTCCGAGCGTTCCATCGCTTACGGCATTGCCAAAGCCTGCCGCGAACAAGGCGCGGATTTGGCGTTTACTTACGTTGTTGACAAACTGGAAGAGCGCGTCCGCAAAATGGCCGCCGAATTGGGTTCCGAACTCGTGTTCCGCTGCGATGTCGCCAGCGACGACGAAATCAACCAAGTTTTCGCCGATTTGGGCAAACATTGGGACGGCTTGGACGGCCTCGTCCACTCCATCGGCTTCGCACCGAAAGAAGCCTTGAGCGGCGACTTCCTCGACAGCATCAGCCGCGAAGCGTTTAACACCGCACACGAAATTTCCGCATACAGCCTGCCCGCATTGGCAAAAGCCGCCCGTCCGATGATGCGCGGCAGAAACTCCGCCATCGTCGCCCTGAGCTACTTGGGCGCGGTTCGTGCGATTCCCAACTACAACGTCATGGGCATGGCAAAAGCCAGCCTCGAAGCAGGCATCCGCTTTACCGCCGCCTGCTTGGGCAAAGAAGGCATCCGTTGCAACGGCATTTCCGCCGGTCCGATCAAAACCCTCGCTGCCTCCGGCATTGCCGATTTCAGCAAACTTTTGGGACACGTCGCTTCCCACAACCCGCTCGGTCGCAATGTAACCATCGACGAAGTCGGCAACACCGCCGCCTTCCTGCTCTCCGAACTCTCTTCAGGCATTACCGGCGAAATCACTTATGTTGACGGCGGTTACAGCATCAACGCCCTGAACGATGAAGAGGCGTAA
- the orn gene encoding oligoribonuclease, which yields MTQNASNLCWLDMEMTGLDPERERIIEVAMIITDSDLNVLAQSEVYVVHQSDELLDGMDEWNTATHGRTGLTRRVRESQLTEAEVEQKLLDFIAQWIPEKATPMCGNSIHQDRRFMVKYMPRLEAYFHYRNLDVSTLKELAKRWNPPVAKGVIKRGSHQALDDILESIEEMRYYRETFLKLP from the coding sequence ATGACTCAAAACGCAAGCAACCTCTGCTGGCTCGATATGGAAATGACCGGGCTTGACCCCGAACGCGAACGCATTATCGAAGTCGCCATGATTATCACCGACTCCGATTTGAACGTCTTGGCGCAGTCCGAAGTTTATGTCGTCCACCAAAGCGACGAACTGCTCGACGGCATGGACGAATGGAACACCGCCACCCACGGTCGTACAGGATTAACCCGGCGCGTGCGCGAATCGCAACTCACCGAAGCGGAAGTGGAGCAGAAACTGCTGGACTTTATCGCGCAATGGATTCCCGAAAAAGCCACGCCTATGTGCGGCAATTCCATCCATCAAGACCGCCGCTTCATGGTCAAATACATGCCGCGCCTCGAAGCGTATTTCCACTACCGCAATCTGGACGTATCCACCCTGAAAGAACTCGCCAAACGTTGGAATCCGCCCGTTGCCAAAGGCGTGATAAAACGCGGTTCGCATCAGGCTTTGGACGACATTCTCGAAAGCATCGAGGAAATGCGCTACTACCGCGAAACCTTCTTGAAACTGCCTTAA
- a CDS encoding tetratricopeptide repeat protein, with amino-acid sequence MKDGNEEAVYRMCGMLLGGKENRRALSGVEYIASREFPDTAYRLLHWSDRFGLSADKLLDAYADFGERGFLAAQTALMRYYAERNDLQFLYWAQCAAPQSPEAQYLIARQYALADNWEKALNWYNQAASQGWSQACLQLGKSFLYGCGVSADSAQAEVYLEYAAEHGWVEAQILLADLLAAKGNQDALSWYRLAAVQGNAAAQTALARQYLTGKLTDRDPLQAFKYARTAADRQFPDALCLMGDLCRYGLGIRPDLSAAQQYYRHAAALGSMAAVQKLLSEAALHQPEHYEKLKSEALQRQETEQLCRSAAACLDGIGQKKDYARARQLYLEAAVCNHADAAAGLGKIYYHGLGIPADAGSAAYWFGIAAEQNHPEAQYYSAFLLYHGQGTAMNVPAAYDYLQAAADNGYGNPQELRAILEQWQCER; translated from the coding sequence ATGAAAGACGGGAACGAAGAAGCGGTATACCGTATGTGCGGCATGCTGCTTGGCGGCAAGGAAAACCGCAGGGCATTATCAGGCGTAGAATACATCGCATCCAGAGAGTTTCCGGATACGGCATACAGGTTGCTGCACTGGAGCGACCGTTTCGGACTGTCTGCCGACAAACTGCTGGATGCTTACGCAGATTTCGGTGAACGCGGGTTCTTAGCGGCGCAAACCGCGCTGATGCGTTATTACGCAGAACGCAACGACCTGCAATTTCTCTATTGGGCACAATGCGCCGCCCCGCAATCCCCTGAAGCGCAATACCTTATCGCGCGGCAGTATGCCCTGGCGGATAATTGGGAAAAGGCGCTAAATTGGTACAACCAGGCAGCCTCCCAGGGCTGGTCGCAGGCATGCCTGCAATTAGGGAAATCCTTCCTTTACGGCTGCGGCGTTTCTGCCGATTCTGCGCAGGCAGAAGTCTATTTGGAATATGCCGCCGAACACGGCTGGGTCGAAGCACAAATCCTGCTGGCAGATTTATTGGCTGCAAAAGGAAACCAAGACGCCCTGTCTTGGTACAGGCTTGCCGCCGTTCAGGGCAATGCGGCGGCACAAACCGCCCTGGCACGGCAATATCTGACCGGCAAGCTGACCGACCGCGACCCGTTACAGGCATTCAAATACGCCAGAACCGCCGCAGACAGGCAGTTTCCGGACGCGTTATGCCTGATGGGCGACCTCTGCCGCTACGGACTGGGCATACGCCCCGACTTATCCGCCGCGCAACAATACTACCGCCACGCCGCCGCATTGGGCAGCATGGCCGCCGTACAGAAGCTGCTCAGCGAGGCCGCCCTGCACCAACCCGAACATTACGAAAAACTCAAATCCGAAGCCTTGCAGCGTCAGGAAACCGAGCAGCTTTGCCGCTCTGCCGCCGCCTGCCTTGACGGCATCGGACAAAAAAAAGACTACGCGCGCGCACGACAGCTTTATCTGGAAGCCGCCGTCTGCAATCATGCCGATGCAGCAGCCGGTTTGGGCAAAATCTATTATCACGGTCTGGGCATTCCTGCCGATGCTGGTTCGGCGGCGTACTGGTTCGGCATAGCGGCGGAACAAAACCATCCTGAAGCGCAATATTATTCTGCATTCCTCCTCTACCACGGACAAGGTACCGCCATGAATGTTCCCGCCGCCTACGATTACCTTCAGGCGGCAGCAGACAACGGATATGGCAACCCGCAGGAACTCAGGGCAATATTGGAGCAATGGCAGTGCGAACGTTGA